Proteins encoded by one window of Carassius auratus strain Wakin chromosome 8, ASM336829v1, whole genome shotgun sequence:
- the LOC113107991 gene encoding N-acetylneuraminate lyase: protein MSKSVKKLTGLVAATFTPLTAEGEINLSVIGPYIDYLIEKQNVKSVFINGTTGEGFSLTVDERKQLAAAWCQHGKGKLEQVIVHVGCMSIKDSQELTRHAASIGADGIAVISPSYFKPINADALRLFLKEVSAFAPDLPMYYYHIPSMTGVALDAADVLNGIEQMIPSFQGVKFTGTDLRDLGQCVCYSQSHNWSVMFGIDEQLLGALVLGVHGAVGSTYNYLGRIVNQMLAAFYNGNHMQTRALQFEFMEVITFAKNLGFDVSVNKQVMSEVSGLAMGPPRLPMLPCPVSKAQAIAQKIKDFSQGH from the exons ATGTCTAAAAGCGTAAAAAAGCTCACAGGGCTCGTGGCAGCTACATTCACACCACTCACTGCAGAagg GGAGATCAATCTCTCTGTAATTGGACCATACATTGATTACTTAATAGAGAAGCAGAATGTCAAGAGTGTGTTTA TAAACGGCACAACAGGTGAGGGCTTTTCTCTAACTGTGGACGAAAGGAAGCAGCTTGCTGCAGCTTGGTGCCAACATGGAAAGGGCAA GCTTGAGCAAGTGATTGTTCATGTTGGCTGCATGAGTATAAAAGACTCTCAAGAACTG ACTCGGCATGCCGCCAGTATAGGGGCTGATGGCATAGCAGTAATCTCTCCTTCCTATTTCAAACCCATTAATGCAG ATGCATTGAGGTTGTTCCTAAAAGAAGTGAGCGCCTTTGCTCCAGATCTTCCGATGTATTATTATCATATTCCAAGCATGACTGGTGTTGCGT TGGATGCAGCTGATGTGCTAAATGGGATAGAGCAGATGATCCCCTCATTTCAGGGAGTGAAATTCACTGGGACTGACTTGAGGGATCTCGGGCAGTGTGTCTGTTACAGTCAGTCCCATAACTGGTCTGTAATGTTCGGAATAGATGAG CAACTCTTGGGAGCTTTGGTACTCGGTGTTCATGGAGCAGTAGGGAG CACATATAACTACCTCGGACGCATAGTGAACCAGATGCTTGCTGCTTTTTATAATGGCAACCACATGCAGACCAGAGCCCTGCAG TTTGAATTTATGGAGGTTATCACATTTGCTAAGAACCTTG GTTTTGATGTGTCTGTGAATAAGCAGGTGATGAGTGAAGTGTCAGGGTTAGCAATGGGTCCCCCTCGACTCCCGATGCTGCCATGTCCGGTCTCAAAGGCCCAGGCTATTGCACAGAAAATCAAAGACTTCTCTCAGGGACATTAA
- the LOC113107996 gene encoding vesicle-trafficking protein SEC22b-B isoform X2 — MVLLTMIARLADGLPLAASMQEDEQMGRDLQHYQSQAKQLFRKLNEQSPNRCTLEAGSMAFHYVIEKGVCYLVLCEAGFPKKLAFAYLEDLQAEFHEQHGKKVPTVSRPYSFIEFDTYIQKTKKSYIDSRARRNLSNINTELQDVQRIMVANIEEVLQRGEALSALDSKASNLSSLSKKYRSDAKYLNTRSTYAKLAAGGVFFIMLIVYIRFWWL; from the exons ATGGTGCTGCTGACAATGATCGCGCGTCTGGCGGACGGACTGCCGCTGGCCGCTTCAATGCAGGAGGACGAGCAG ATGGGTCGAGATCTCCAGCATTATCAGAGCCAAGCCAAGCAGCTCTTCCGCAAATTAAATGAACAGAGTCCAAACCGATGCACTTTAGAGGCTGGATCAATGGCCTTTCA CTACGTCATAGAGAAAGGCGTTTGCTATTTGGTGCTCTGTGAGGCCGGGTTTCCTAAAAAGCTAGCCTTTGCTTATCTCGAAGATCTGCAAGCAGAGTTTCATGAACAGCATGGCAAGAAGGTGCCCACGGTCTCCAGGCCCTACTCCTTCATCGAGTTTG ATACATATATTCAGAAGACCAAAAAGTCATACATCGACAGCAGAGCACGCAGGAACCTGAGCAACATCAACACAGAGCTACAGGATGTACAGAGGATCATGGTGGCCAACATTGAAGAAGTCCTGCAAAGAGGGGAGGCCTTGTCTG CATTGGACTCGAAGGCCAGCAACTTGTCCAGCCTGTCCAAGAAATACAGAAGTGACGCTAAGTACCTGAACACTCGCTCCACGTACGCTAAGCTAGCTGCGGGTGGCGTCTTCTTCATCATGTTGATCGTATACATACGCTTCTGGTGGCTGTGA
- the LOC113107996 gene encoding vesicle-trafficking protein SEC22b-B isoform X1, whose product MVLLTMIARLADGLPLAASMQEDEQGSEKMGRDLQHYQSQAKQLFRKLNEQSPNRCTLEAGSMAFHYVIEKGVCYLVLCEAGFPKKLAFAYLEDLQAEFHEQHGKKVPTVSRPYSFIEFDTYIQKTKKSYIDSRARRNLSNINTELQDVQRIMVANIEEVLQRGEALSALDSKASNLSSLSKKYRSDAKYLNTRSTYAKLAAGGVFFIMLIVYIRFWWL is encoded by the exons ATGGTGCTGCTGACAATGATCGCGCGTCTGGCGGACGGACTGCCGCTGGCCGCTTCAATGCAGGAGGACGAGCAG GGAAGTGAAAAG ATGGGTCGAGATCTCCAGCATTATCAGAGCCAAGCCAAGCAGCTCTTCCGCAAATTAAATGAACAGAGTCCAAACCGATGCACTTTAGAGGCTGGATCAATGGCCTTTCA CTACGTCATAGAGAAAGGCGTTTGCTATTTGGTGCTCTGTGAGGCCGGGTTTCCTAAAAAGCTAGCCTTTGCTTATCTCGAAGATCTGCAAGCAGAGTTTCATGAACAGCATGGCAAGAAGGTGCCCACGGTCTCCAGGCCCTACTCCTTCATCGAGTTTG ATACATATATTCAGAAGACCAAAAAGTCATACATCGACAGCAGAGCACGCAGGAACCTGAGCAACATCAACACAGAGCTACAGGATGTACAGAGGATCATGGTGGCCAACATTGAAGAAGTCCTGCAAAGAGGGGAGGCCTTGTCTG CATTGGACTCGAAGGCCAGCAACTTGTCCAGCCTGTCCAAGAAATACAGAAGTGACGCTAAGTACCTGAACACTCGCTCCACGTACGCTAAGCTAGCTGCGGGTGGCGTCTTCTTCATCATGTTGATCGTATACATACGCTTCTGGTGGCTGTGA